The following are encoded together in the Scomber japonicus isolate fScoJap1 chromosome 20, fScoJap1.pri, whole genome shotgun sequence genome:
- the sstr2a gene encoding somatostatin receptor type 2 isoform X2: protein MWQHSGHLRDPTLRQNEDGDQHLYPQPGGGRCSVHDEPAVHCAAVNTGALALRRGSVQGDHDYSLNQFTSIFCLMVMSIDRYLAVVHPIRSTKWRKPRVAKLINLTVWVVSLLVNLPTMIFSGLDKVPVCGIVWPEPQDVYYTAFIIYTFFIGFFMPLTVICMCYLLIIVKVKSSGMRVGSTKRKRSERKVTRMVSIVVAVFVLCWLPFYIFNVTSVTSSINPTSAVKSTFDFVVVLGYANSCANPILYAFLSDNFKKSFQNVLCLKKVAGLDEIERSDSRADRSRMANDAIIINANLDTHNSALLNGELQTSI from the exons ATGTGGCAACACTCTGGTCATCTACGTGATCCTACGTTACGCCAAAATGAAGACGGTGACCAACATCTATATCCTCAACCTGGCGGTGGCAGATGTTCTGTGCATGATGAGCCTGCCGTTCATTGCGCTGCAGTTAACACTGGTGCACTGGCCCTTCGGAGAGGCTCTGTGCAGGGTGATCATGACT ACTCTCTCAATCAGTTCACCAGCATCTTCTGTCTCATGGTGATGAGCATCGATCGATACCTGGCTGTGGTCCACCCTATTAGGTCTACAAAATGGCGGAAGCCTCGTGTAGCCAAGCTAATTAACCTGACAGTGTGGGTTGTGTCGCTGTTAGTCAACCTACCAACTATGATCTTCAGCGGCCTAGACAAGGTGCCAGTGTGTGGGATTGTGTGGCCGGAGCCCCAGGATGTCTATTACACAGCTTTCATTATCTACACATTCTTCATTGGATTCTTCATGCCGCTGACAGTCATATGCATGTGTTACCTGCTCATAATAGTGAAG GTGAAGTCATCAGGCATGCGTGTGGGTTCAACCAAGCGCAAGCGCTCCGAGCGTAAGGTAACACGGATGGTGTCCATTGTGGTGGCAGTGTTTGTCCTCTGCTGGCTCCCTTTCTACATTTTCAACGTCACTTCCGTCACCAGCTCCATCAACCCCACCTCCGCTGTGAAGAGCACCTTTGATTTTGTGGTGGTGCTCGGCTACGCCAACAGCTGCGCTAACCCCATTCTGTACGCCTTCCTGTCGGACAACTTCAAGAAGAGCTTTCAGAATGTTCTGTGCCTGAAAAAGGTGGCGGGGCTGGACGAAATTGAGCGCAGTGACAGCAGGGCTGACAGGAGCAGGATGGCTAACGATGCTATAATCATTAACGCCAATTTGGACACACACAATTCTGCCCTGCTCAATGGTGAGCTGCAGACCAGCATATAA
- the sstr2a gene encoding somatostatin receptor type 2 isoform X1, giving the protein MALDQWPFLPTSPNITIPEPLLYDSYIQGNESDLDLNITKTREPHQDKTSSVVITFIYFMVCAVGLCGNTLVIYVILRYAKMKTVTNIYILNLAVADVLCMMSLPFIALQLTLVHWPFGEALCRVIMTVDSLNQFTSIFCLMVMSIDRYLAVVHPIRSTKWRKPRVAKLINLTVWVVSLLVNLPTMIFSGLDKVPVCGIVWPEPQDVYYTAFIIYTFFIGFFMPLTVICMCYLLIIVKVKSSGMRVGSTKRKRSERKVTRMVSIVVAVFVLCWLPFYIFNVTSVTSSINPTSAVKSTFDFVVVLGYANSCANPILYAFLSDNFKKSFQNVLCLKKVAGLDEIERSDSRADRSRMANDAIIINANLDTHNSALLNGELQTSI; this is encoded by the exons ATGGCCTTGGATCAGTGGCCTTTTCTCCCAACTTCACCCAACATCACCATCCCTGAGCCCCTCCTGTATGACAGCTACATCCAGGGTAACGAGTCCGACCTGGATCTAAACATCACAAAGACTAGAGAGCCTCACCAGGACAAGACCAGCTCAGTGGTCATCACCTTCATCTACTTCATGGTGTGCGCTGTGGGGCTATGTGGCAACACTCTGGTCATCTACGTGATCCTACGTTACGCCAAAATGAAGACGGTGACCAACATCTATATCCTCAACCTGGCGGTGGCAGATGTTCTGTGCATGATGAGCCTGCCGTTCATTGCGCTGCAGTTAACACTGGTGCACTGGCCCTTCGGAGAGGCTCTGTGCAGGGTGATCATGACTGTAG ACTCTCTCAATCAGTTCACCAGCATCTTCTGTCTCATGGTGATGAGCATCGATCGATACCTGGCTGTGGTCCACCCTATTAGGTCTACAAAATGGCGGAAGCCTCGTGTAGCCAAGCTAATTAACCTGACAGTGTGGGTTGTGTCGCTGTTAGTCAACCTACCAACTATGATCTTCAGCGGCCTAGACAAGGTGCCAGTGTGTGGGATTGTGTGGCCGGAGCCCCAGGATGTCTATTACACAGCTTTCATTATCTACACATTCTTCATTGGATTCTTCATGCCGCTGACAGTCATATGCATGTGTTACCTGCTCATAATAGTGAAG GTGAAGTCATCAGGCATGCGTGTGGGTTCAACCAAGCGCAAGCGCTCCGAGCGTAAGGTAACACGGATGGTGTCCATTGTGGTGGCAGTGTTTGTCCTCTGCTGGCTCCCTTTCTACATTTTCAACGTCACTTCCGTCACCAGCTCCATCAACCCCACCTCCGCTGTGAAGAGCACCTTTGATTTTGTGGTGGTGCTCGGCTACGCCAACAGCTGCGCTAACCCCATTCTGTACGCCTTCCTGTCGGACAACTTCAAGAAGAGCTTTCAGAATGTTCTGTGCCTGAAAAAGGTGGCGGGGCTGGACGAAATTGAGCGCAGTGACAGCAGGGCTGACAGGAGCAGGATGGCTAACGATGCTATAATCATTAACGCCAATTTGGACACACACAATTCTGCCCTGCTCAATGGTGAGCTGCAGACCAGCATATAA